One Echinicola strongylocentroti DNA window includes the following coding sequences:
- a CDS encoding exo-alpha-sialidase produces the protein MKYLFITTVLALFSVTEVFPQKVNHSKVPGSIIAYSPQSSGKYIGSPSIAVLPDGSYLASHDFFGPESNEHVKATSHIYRSTNKGKSWRVVATIKGAFWSKLFTHKGNVYFMGTDRHHGNTIIRMSTDMGSTWTAPTNRNNGLLLEGEYHCAPMPVIEYNGKLWRAMESAMGPVKKWGKRYGAMMLSVPVDADLLKADSWTASNVLYYDSTYLDGNFGGWLEGNAVVDQSGQLWDILRVDDRSTATEKAAMVKISSNGREASFNDDLGFIPFDGGSKKFTILYDSISQHYWTIANHIPEKVKEENLGKNPAGIRNTQALFSSRDLKNWTMEKVLLEHEDVAKHGFQYVDFLFEGKDIIFVSRTAYDDGGDGARNNHDANYLTFHRIRKFRKML, from the coding sequence ATCATTCGAAGGTGCCGGGTAGTATTATAGCGTATAGCCCGCAATCCAGTGGGAAATATATAGGGTCGCCTAGTATAGCAGTGCTTCCTGATGGAAGCTATTTAGCGTCCCATGATTTTTTTGGGCCGGAATCCAATGAACATGTCAAGGCTACTTCCCATATCTATAGGTCTACCAATAAAGGGAAGAGTTGGAGGGTAGTGGCTACCATAAAGGGGGCTTTTTGGTCAAAACTTTTTACACATAAAGGAAATGTATATTTCATGGGGACCGATAGACATCACGGGAATACTATTATTCGGATGTCAACAGATATGGGGAGTACATGGACAGCGCCAACTAATAGAAACAATGGATTGCTTTTAGAAGGAGAGTACCATTGTGCACCGATGCCAGTAATAGAGTACAACGGTAAACTATGGAGGGCAATGGAGAGCGCTATGGGACCTGTAAAAAAGTGGGGCAAAAGATATGGAGCTATGATGCTTTCAGTTCCTGTTGATGCAGATCTATTAAAAGCTGACTCCTGGACTGCAAGTAATGTCCTTTACTATGATTCTACTTATTTGGATGGGAATTTTGGAGGCTGGCTGGAAGGAAATGCAGTTGTTGATCAAAGTGGACAGCTTTGGGATATATTAAGAGTGGATGATCGGTCAACTGCGACAGAAAAGGCTGCAATGGTTAAAATATCCTCGAATGGAAGGGAAGCAAGTTTTAATGATGATTTAGGGTTTATTCCATTTGATGGCGGGAGTAAAAAATTTACCATCTTGTATGATTCGATCAGTCAACATTATTGGACCATAGCCAATCATATTCCAGAAAAGGTCAAAGAAGAGAATTTGGGAAAGAATCCAGCAGGTATTAGAAATACACAGGCACTTTTTTCTTCTAGGGACCTTAAAAATTGGACAATGGAGAAAGTCTTATTGGAGCATGAGGATGTTGCTAAACATGGGTTTCAATATGTTGATTTTCTTTTTGAGGGAAAGGATATCATTTTCGTTTCACGTACGGCATATGATGATGGAGGAGATGGAGCTAGAAACAATCATGATGCCAACTACCTTACCTTCCACCGTATCAGGAAATTCAGAAAAATGCTTTAA